Within Diospyros lotus cultivar Yz01 chromosome 15, ASM1463336v1, whole genome shotgun sequence, the genomic segment ATAAAATCACTAGTTACAGAAAATCTTATTAACCAGGATAAGAAACAATtcaaataacttaaataaattaattaatattttcaacatTATTGCCATTTTCGACAACTTGCTACGCAGATTATCCCCTAGGGGGAGAGGATCAAAATTAGCGACCCAAAAAACCAATTAATCTCCTCAAAACAATAATTGTTACGAAATTGGATCGACAACtaaccataatcaaaccaatcaacacACATGAACACagaatttaatgtgaaaaatccaatattgataatataaaagtgatattaGCACACACAATCTATGTCTGATTTCATGTGATCTGGGCGTtcatttatagacctaaaatcatttatggatgaacatatgaaattatattcTGATCAAAAGATGATACATAAGGTTATTCTtccagatgagataaatttcatataaaatcaaatttgacaacatcgtaatcacagtcaaattcgaAATCCTAGTCACGATCAAATTAGGAAACCCAATCACAGATAAACAagaattttgagtcataattgtCACAAATCTCCACATTGACTCTAAATCCACAAAGAGAATTATCCagaattctttcttccaacGAAATCATGAAAAATCAATCTCCCTGAtgaataccaaccaaatccactCAATGCTCGAACTTTGCAATAGGCAAGGACTTGGTCAACATATCTGTAGGATTGTCATGAGTGTTGATTTGTTTTACAATAACTTCATCACGAGTAATAATATCCCGAATAAAATGATATCGCACATCAATGTGTTTCATTCTCTCATGAAACATTTGATTTTTAAtgagaaaaatagcattttgaCTATCACAATAGATTGTATTGTCACGAAGATCTTTACTGATTTCACCAATCAACCCTTTTAGCCAAATAACTTCTTTAATAGCTTCaataattatcatatattatacttCTATAGTAGACATGACAATGGTGTACTGTAATACAGCCATCTAGCTAATAGCACAACCACCAATGGTGAACACATATCCAGTAAGCGATCTTCTTTTATCGGGATCACatgcaaaatcaaaatcaacaaaaccaaTAACTCCATCTCTAGTATTTTCGAACTGTAAACAGGCATCAGCGATACCACACAAATATTAGATAATCCATTTGATTGTCTTCCAATGTTCTTTACTAGGGTTAGCCATATATCTATTAACCACGCTCATTGTATGAGCCAAATCAAGGCGTGTACAAATTATAGCATACATAAGACAACCTATTACACTAGAGTAtgaaatttttgacattttatcaATTTCATCATCTAACTAAGGAGATAAGCTTGATGAAAGCTTAAAATGTGCAGCTAACAGAGTACTCACAGGTTTAGCCTTCTGCATATTGAATTTAGTTAATACTTTCTTAACGTATCCCTTTTGACTTATATACAATTTACCTGTCTCTTCCTATAGCAACGGTCATGTGCACTGTAGCAACGGCAATGTTAAGCTCAAtggtaagtaaatatgattttgatgataacaaaaatatttttataatataaatgtattttttattcatacaaatagtaaatttatttttaattaaagatggattgtctttagacatacttccttattttgatcatttatgtctcaaaagtttatatttaaattttcatatcttgataaatgcatttcttacttatgtaagtaaatttattttgaattaaaggaaaattattttgagatatgttttctcttactcatgcaaaaagtaaatttattttgaattaaatgagtattacttttaaacatattttcttgttttaatcatttatgtctcaaaaacatatatttgaacttttaaatcttgaattaaaggagaattatttttaaacatattttctcttactcatgcaaaaagtaaatttattttgaattaaaagatgattgcttttaaacatgttttattgttttaatcttttatgtcgcaaaagcttatatttgaattttcaaatcttgatttctcatgcaaaaaataaatttattttgaattaaatgtgagacatgttttcctattgtttgagaaagtttaaacattttttgaatttcaaatttcgtATTAACCTTTTGtttaatggctagtgtgtttggaagatgtgtatatatatatatatggtacgTATGGAGGCTCAAAATggagaacaaacttgatagaacaTTCAAATAAGAGTGAGAAGGTTTGAAGTGCTAGAAGTGTGCTGGCTGATGAGATTCTCAACCGTTGGtaacttgtttgtaattgtctctagttgtaaatttgttatttttactcacttgttatgTGAGGGGATTATATTTGATAGTAatatgctagtggttcttgcttagaCAAAGGATTGTATGTTGATTCTAACtctaattaaaagttaatgttGATTCTCCCTTGTGAAACTTCAAGCTAGGTCTTAAGAGAAAAAATTAGGCTCTTTAGAGTTGAActtctataaatttattttgttccttgtggttgtgtgatttattgttattaattctactgcaatcaccacatattaaaatcacaaatttaagagattttaaaatagttaaaattattaattaatttttttaaaaacccaattcacccccttttggATATTTCTCTAGGCAACAGGTAATGTACACTGTAGCAACGGTCAAAATTCTGACTGTTAGGGGGCACTGTAGCGTCACTATAGTAatagtgaaaaattaattttttttgtctgaatttcacacaaaaaaaattatacattttaaaaatgctttgtaaaataatttttatggaaaataaatacactataaaaaaactatttaataaattaatttaaaatatatatttttaataaaaaataatatttttgataatacatatactatgaaaaatattttaaaaattaaataaaaaataattttaaaagaaaataatatttttagtaatacatatgctatgagaaatattttataaattaattaaatataattcgatactataattaatatatttaataaaaatattttttttgttaatcactaaaaatactatattttgtatattaaaaattctcttttttttattaatcatcaaaacttaattaatatgaacaagttggctcaacagaaacaaaaagaaaatgatgtgatACTGAAAATCAGATCCAACCGCTGAGATCTGCAAAcggttgatggtttgatccaacGGCTCTGGTACCAATTTATTACGAAATTGGATCGACAACAAACTATAATTAAACCAATCAACTACACACGAACACAAAATTTAACGTAGAAAACCCAATTAAAAAAATCACgtacagaaaaaaataaaatatcactaacaaaatattggtaatacaaaagtgatattagcATACATACTTTGTGTCTGATTTCATATGATATGGGTgtctatttatagatctaaaatcatctatagatgaacacaaaaaattatatcataatcAGAAGATGATACATAAACGTATTTCTTCATAtaagataaatctcacataaaatcgaatttgacaatatcgtaatcataattaaattcaaaattatagtCAAATTCGAAATTATGGTCACAGTCAAATTAAGAAATCCAATCAATGATAAATAagagttttgagagataaatAAGAGTTTTGAATCATAATTATCACAATAGCAAACACTTTTACTGAATCTATCAAAATCATTAGGATCCGAGTTGTCGTGTGTTCTTGCATTGGATTGGATCCTCCAATTTCTACTCCCTACGGATTACATAAGTCACAAGAGCAACCGATGAAGTCCCTCCTGTTAACACAAAAAGAACCCAAAAGCTGCTACGGCTGAGTCTGACGTCTTCGTCGTCTGAGTCCACATCCACGCACCTCTCTGAGGTTATTGATTTGTCCTCTAGTTCACCAAGTGTGCCACTATCAATCACCTGTGTCAGTGCTGCATTTATGTCCGACAGAAATGGAGAGCCCTTGGGGAATGCCTGTGCAAGAATAAACCTCCAACCTTAAActttaaatcctaaaatataaagaatgatatatatttcaattatcTTACAAATGCATATCCTCCAACTTTGTACGTTGGGCCAGCAGCCATAAAGCTCTTGCAGTATCTATCAAGGAACAGTTTGGCCCAAGGAGCTTCAAGAAAAGCAGCTGCGATCTCTTTGCTCCTAAGTGCTTGAGCAATGTCTTCCGGTGTAGTATAGTTCCGCACACGAATTGGACTAAACTTCAGAACGTCAACCAAATAGTTCTTAACAAAGGACTTCCTGGCGAATCCAACCATCGCGTGGTTATACTTCAATGTCTCAATATTGGCCACCGTCGGTTCCATATGCCTCACGGTCAACATGCTGGTGAGATTAGCTGTGTAACTTTGTGCCACCACCAATGCCACGAATAGCCACACCATTGTGGCCACCCTTGATAGGTTACTGTGTAGTTTCTCCCCTAATCAAAGATCAAAACaagataaaatgaaattaatcttCTTATAACAACACACGCACGCGCGCACAGAGTAAACTTTTGATTCATCTTACCATTCAAAGTGAAGAGTGTAGCAAAAGCCAGCCAAATTAAGGTCCCTATTTGGTTTACGGCCGTGCCTCTAAGTTCAGTGGAATGGTCTCGCTCTATAATCCATACGACAAATCCATTATAGAGATTTACCAAGACAGTGAGAACCCACATGGTTGTTGTGAAGGACTTCAGGAACAACATGGCTTTATCGTGCGTCTGTGATTGAATGGGGACTATCATCACCATTGCAGCGTCTGTATGTGGCTGTGAGAAGTCTACTTTTTGGTAACGCCTGGCCGTGATTGCTATACTGCCTACTGCTGCATCAAAGTGCTATCACCACAAAAGAAATATTCCAAACTGTGGTTAGTTTCAATCATAGCAAGTTAGAGAGATAAGGATGTTCAATTCAATTGCGTGATTAATCGATTACCTTTAAATGGACCTGTTCAACTAAATCATCGAATGTTCTCGTGAAGGGAATGAGATCATAAGGCAAATCATATGGCAAATTTTCGATTGCAGCTCTGAAGACCTCTACTGAAAATCCACTGAAAGTATAGTTGTTTGTGTTTGGATCATATGAGATCGTGACAAAGAGGTTGAACATGGTTCCATTAGCCACTCCAATTCTCAATTTACTGGAGTTTGTTGGTAGCGCCCATCCTTTTGGAGTGGAACTAGGTTCACCAGGCCAATACACGTGCCCCAAATTCTCCATGGAATTATTGTAAGTTGCTCCCTTATCAGTAGTCCTAGAGAAACCTAAGCCATTATCCGTCCAGAATCCGTGTTCTTTGTAACCTTTTCCGAATATATTGATGATCTGAAATGAAGATGCTGGAGGTAGTTTTCGCCCACTGAATGAAACTTTACCACTTAAGCCATCAAAATCACTTAGCAGTATCTTGTCCATCAATTTTTGGCCTTTGACCTTGCCTTCTATCATTGCCATAGCCACTGCCATCGTGGCATCATACGCCTGCAGCGCGAAAATCCCAGGCTCATAGTTATTCTCCTCAGGGTTCTCTGTTCTaaatttcctcataaatctTGTAGAGAAATCGTGGAAACTTGGCCTGGTTTCTGAGGAGTAGCTCCTGACTCCTAGAACTCCTTGCATCGAAGAGATGCCAGTGGAATTAATGACATGAACAAGATTTGTTATGGCATCTGTGGTGATCCACACGTAGCCCTGTTCCATCATCCCCGTCTTGGTTGCCTTCTCGAATAGCTGGATGGCCAGCGCCAGGGATGTGTGAACCACAAAGACTCTACATTGCCCACTTTTAAGCTTATCAAGCTCTTGAGATAGTGAAGATGAGGCAAAAGCTGGAACTGCAACAAATTGGCTTATTTGTGCACCTACTTCTAGTAGTGATTGGTGCAGATATGGAATGAGTCCATTAGTTGAAGAATCATTGTCTTCATATATGACAACAACTCTTTGCCATCCCCAGGATTGGATAATAGATGCCACAGCCCTCATTTGAGCATGTTGACTTGGGTAGGCTTGAATGAGAAAAGGCCACTTCATTGTTGCCCATGGTGGAGAATCAGCGAAAGAAAGAATAGGGACATGAGAGATGCTACCAATCTCTGCAACTAGCGATGCTTCTTCCCATGTTCTTGGCCccaaaatggcctccacatttTGTGTATTGATAAGATGTGTGGCTGGAAgtcaatataattatttaattaagcatGGATCAAATCATTAAGCATCTCTCTTAATTTGTGATTAGTGTATAACACAGtccatatatgtgtgtgcgcgtgtgtAATCTGCATTAAGCAATCAAATGTCCTGTTTCCCAATTAGAATCACTACGAGTACCCTGAATTTCAAAGAAAGAAACTTCTGCAGGATATTCAAATGAAGCAAGAGAAATGACCTGCAAGAGCAGCCTGGATGGGATCACCATGGGAGTTCTCCAGTTGCAGAATGATGCTCCTATTGGTGCGGCTGTAGAAATC encodes:
- the LOC127791417 gene encoding glutamate receptor 2.8-like — its product is MLMNILCVLAMAVWLPSLEGLANSNDNNAEMNVTETNRVLGGSVGAILDYSSRIGKEEKVAMEMAREDFYSRTNRSIILQLENSHGDPIQAALAATHLINTQNVEAILGPRTWEEASLVAEIGSISHVPILSFADSPPWATMKWPFLIQAYPSQHAQMRAVASIIQSWGWQRVVVIYEDNDSSTNGLIPYLHQSLLEVGAQISQFVAVPAFASSSLSQELDKLKSGQCRVFVVHTSLALAIQLFEKATKTGMMEQGYVWITTDAITNLVHVINSTGISSMQGVLGVRSYSSETRPSFHDFSTRFMRKFRTENPEENNYEPGIFALQAYDATMAVAMAMIEGKVKGQKLMDKILLSDFDGLSGKVSFSGRKLPPASSFQIINIFGKGYKEHGFWTDNGLGFSRTTDKGATYNNSMENLGHVYWPGEPSSTPKGWALPTNSSKLRIGVANGTMFNLFVTISYDPNTNNYTFSGFSVEVFRAAIENLPYDLPYDLIPFTRTFDDLVEQVHLKHFDAAVGSIAITARRYQKVDFSQPHTDAAMVMIVPIQSQTHDKAMLFLKSFTTTMWVLTVLVNLYNGFVVWIIERDHSTELRGTAVNQIGTLIWLAFATLFTLNGEKLHSNLSRVATMVWLFVALVVAQSYTANLTSMLTVRHMEPTVANIETLKYNHAMVGFARKSFVKNYLVDVLKFSPIRVRNYTTPEDIAQALRSKEIAAAFLEAPWAKLFLDRYCKSFMAAGPTYKVGGYAFAFPKGSPFLSDINAALTQVIDSGTLGELEDKSITSERCVDVDSDDEDVRLSRSSFWVLFVLTGGTSSVALVTYVIRRE